From the Clavibacter phaseoli genome, one window contains:
- a CDS encoding SDR family oxidoreductase produces the protein MSVDGRVVVVAGASSVAGRAVCAELTAAGARVVAVGTDAGRLDDVDASRREVCDLADHAAVVELAARVRADLGGVDGLIHLVGGWRGGNGLEGQTDDDWDFLHERLVTTLRNTTRAFDADLQASDAGRLAIVSSTAVQRPYPGGANYSTAKIAAETWVRAVDRGFSKAGSPARTTIFVVKALGGLERALGRRVVELWTSVPPERDLIEG, from the coding sequence GTGAGCGTCGACGGCCGCGTGGTCGTGGTCGCCGGCGCGTCGAGCGTCGCCGGCCGGGCGGTCTGCGCCGAGCTGACGGCGGCGGGCGCGCGCGTCGTCGCCGTCGGCACGGACGCCGGGCGGCTTGACGACGTCGACGCGTCCCGGCGCGAGGTGTGCGACCTCGCCGACCACGCGGCCGTCGTGGAGCTGGCCGCGCGGGTCCGGGCCGACCTCGGCGGCGTCGACGGGCTGATCCACCTGGTCGGCGGCTGGCGCGGCGGCAACGGCCTCGAGGGCCAGACCGACGACGACTGGGACTTCCTGCACGAGCGGCTCGTCACCACGCTGCGCAACACCACGCGCGCGTTCGACGCCGACCTGCAGGCGTCCGACGCGGGCCGGCTCGCGATCGTCTCCTCCACGGCCGTGCAGCGCCCCTACCCCGGCGGCGCGAACTACTCGACCGCGAAGATCGCCGCCGAGACGTGGGTGCGCGCGGTCGACCGGGGGTTCTCCAAGGCCGGATCCCCCGCCCGCACCACGATCTTCGTCGTCAAGGCGCTGGGCGGGCTCGAGCGCGCGCTCGGCCGTCGCGTCGTGGAGCTGTGGACCTCCGTGCCGCCCGAGCGCGACCTGATCGAGGGCTGA
- a CDS encoding AAA family ATPase: protein MTDAVILTGTVGAGKTTTMHALGALLAERGVPHALVDMDAVRLLHPANPADPFQQELALRNLGDLSRNYRQAGARVVVVATVVERAGDLPRHVAALGSHEPLLVRLAVDADIVRARLDARHRDDAAALAWHRARAPELAAIIDAADLGGVAIDTTSRTPAEVATLVAERIGW, encoded by the coding sequence ATGACCGACGCCGTGATCCTGACCGGCACCGTCGGCGCGGGCAAGACCACCACGATGCACGCGCTCGGCGCCCTCCTCGCCGAGCGCGGGGTCCCCCACGCGCTGGTCGACATGGACGCCGTGCGCCTGCTCCACCCCGCCAACCCCGCGGATCCGTTCCAGCAGGAGCTGGCGCTCCGCAACCTCGGGGACCTGTCGCGCAACTACCGCCAGGCCGGCGCGCGCGTGGTGGTCGTCGCGACCGTCGTCGAGCGGGCGGGGGACCTGCCGCGCCACGTCGCCGCGCTCGGATCCCACGAGCCGCTGCTCGTCCGCCTCGCGGTCGACGCCGACATCGTGCGGGCACGGCTCGACGCCCGTCACCGCGACGACGCCGCGGCCCTCGCGTGGCACCGCGCACGCGCGCCCGAGCTCGCCGCGATCATCGACGCCGCGGACCTCGGCGGCGTCGCGATCGACACCACGTCCCGCACCCCGGCCGAGGTCGCGACGCTCGTCGCGGAGCGGATCGGATGGTGA
- a CDS encoding DUF1905 domain-containing protein has translation MVTDDLPLDFTAPLWAWEARRELWTFVSLPADLAPMLSEMGQAGRRGFGSVPVRVRVGTTTWRTSVFPQGDGTWILPVKRAIRDAHGLAVGDDVHVDLEPLP, from the coding sequence ATGGTGACCGACGACCTCCCCCTCGACTTCACCGCGCCGCTCTGGGCCTGGGAGGCGCGGCGCGAGCTCTGGACGTTCGTGTCGCTGCCCGCCGACCTCGCGCCGATGCTGAGCGAGATGGGACAGGCAGGGCGCCGCGGGTTCGGATCCGTGCCCGTCCGCGTGCGCGTCGGCACCACGACCTGGCGCACGTCCGTCTTCCCGCAGGGCGACGGCACGTGGATCCTCCCGGTCAAGCGGGCGATCCGCGACGCCCACGGGCTCGCGGTCGGCGACGACGTGCACGTCGACCTCGAGCCGCTGCCGTGA
- a CDS encoding amidohydrolase family protein codes for MSGDLLLRRARVWARPGAGVTEPRDVFIRAGRIVAVGADLSAEASVPELDLAGRVVAAGFWNCHVHLTERVWSRAARDPAAAQAAIDDMMLSRGFTGVVDLGSLPRTTNGIIRRIGSGELRGPRVLTAGIGVRPVRGMPFYMRPMVPWFARWMLPMPATRRGARRVVRRQLAGGASVVKLFTGSYVTPERVKPMRRAVARAAVAEAHRRGARVLAHPSDRRGTSVAIDAGVDALAHVPDETEGTRELLAEAAARGIRVVPTLHMFAATVRPDESYTGPIRAALAGFVAAGGRVLFGTDVGYMPDRDTAPELEAMARAGLSVDAILASLTTEPAAFLGADVAGSGVVEPGGRADLTVLDVTRAPQPADLARIHAVVRDGVPIWSAG; via the coding sequence GTGAGCGGCGACCTCCTCCTCCGGCGCGCGCGCGTCTGGGCGCGCCCGGGCGCCGGCGTCACGGAGCCGCGCGACGTGTTCATCCGGGCGGGCCGCATCGTCGCCGTCGGCGCCGACCTCTCGGCCGAGGCCTCCGTCCCCGAGCTCGACCTCGCCGGTCGCGTGGTCGCCGCCGGCTTCTGGAACTGCCACGTGCACCTCACCGAGCGCGTCTGGAGCAGGGCCGCCCGCGACCCCGCCGCCGCCCAGGCCGCGATCGACGACATGATGCTGAGCCGCGGCTTCACGGGCGTCGTCGACCTCGGGTCACTGCCACGGACGACGAACGGGATCATCCGCCGCATCGGATCCGGGGAGCTGCGGGGCCCGCGCGTGCTGACGGCGGGCATCGGGGTCCGCCCCGTGCGCGGAATGCCGTTCTACATGCGCCCGATGGTGCCCTGGTTCGCGCGATGGATGCTGCCGATGCCGGCGACCCGACGCGGAGCCCGCCGGGTGGTCCGCCGTCAGCTCGCCGGCGGGGCGAGCGTCGTCAAGCTCTTCACCGGGTCCTACGTGACGCCCGAGCGGGTGAAGCCCATGCGGCGCGCGGTCGCCCGGGCCGCCGTCGCCGAGGCCCACCGCCGCGGTGCCCGCGTGCTCGCGCACCCCTCGGATCGACGGGGCACGTCGGTCGCGATCGACGCGGGCGTCGACGCCCTCGCGCACGTGCCCGACGAGACGGAGGGCACGCGAGAGCTCCTGGCCGAGGCGGCCGCGCGCGGGATCCGCGTGGTCCCGACGCTGCACATGTTCGCCGCGACCGTGCGACCCGACGAGTCGTACACCGGCCCGATCCGCGCGGCCCTCGCGGGCTTCGTCGCCGCGGGCGGGCGCGTGCTCTTCGGCACGGACGTGGGCTACATGCCCGACCGCGACACCGCGCCGGAGCTCGAGGCGATGGCGCGCGCGGGCCTGTCCGTCGACGCGATCCTCGCGTCGCTCACCACGGAGCCGGCAGCGTTCCTCGGTGCCGACGTCGCGGGGTCGGGCGTCGTCGAGCCGGGAGGCCGCGCCGACCTGACGGTCCTCGACGTGACGCGCGCGCCGCAGCCGGCCGACCTGGCCCGGATCCACGCCGTCGTCCGCGACGGCGTGCCGATCTGGTCGGCCGGCTGA
- a CDS encoding VOC family protein gives MVDSVATVWLPVQDMTRAVAFYRDTLGLTVTSEDADWSEIDADGLMIGLNAREEAGGSKGGGAVISFTPEGSIEDELERITARGAEITGEISDHEWGRILPFQDSEGNDLQLYTPPTGG, from the coding sequence ATGGTCGATTCGGTGGCGACGGTCTGGCTGCCCGTGCAGGACATGACGCGCGCGGTGGCGTTCTACCGCGACACGCTCGGTCTCACGGTGACGAGCGAGGACGCGGACTGGAGCGAGATCGACGCGGACGGCCTGATGATCGGGCTCAACGCGCGCGAGGAGGCGGGCGGCTCGAAGGGCGGCGGAGCGGTCATCTCGTTCACGCCCGAGGGCTCCATCGAGGACGAGCTCGAGAGGATCACGGCCCGCGGCGCCGAGATCACGGGCGAGATCAGCGACCATGAGTGGGGCCGCATCCTCCCGTTCCAGGACAGCGAGGGCAACGACCTGCAGCTCTACACGCCGCCCACCGGCGGCTAG
- a CDS encoding DHA2 family efflux MFS transporter permease subunit — protein sequence MSQHHPATAAPAKAPRRTVSADGSMSKRQVLESLSGLLLGMFVSILAGTVVSTSLPIIISDLKGDQSGYTWVVTATLLATTVSTPLWGKFADLFNRKLLIQLALGTFVLGSALAGFSQNTETLIVFRVLQGLGAGGLAALSQIIMADIISPRDRGRYAGLFGAVMAVGTVGGPLLGGVVTDAFGWRWNFFIALPIAIIAIILLQVTLHLPAHPKRKVHVDYLGAVFIASGVSLLLIWVSQAGKQFEWASGTSYLMAGGAVVLLIAAVITELRVSEPIIPLTMFRNRTFTLAVLASLAVGISLFGTSVFLAQYMQLSRGATPTQSGLLTIPLMAGLLISSTVFGNLISRRGKWKAIMISGAVLIVAGTSLLSTLRYDTDFVLVGIFMFVLGAGLGMLMQNLVLVVQNAIEVKNLGVATSAVTFFRSLGGTIGVSVLGSILGTIIASEITAGITKLAPADQAAAAQALGSGVIPQVSQLSPAVRTVVESAYGVGIGDVFLYSVPLAIVSLIAVIFLPNAQLGSKNAVQLKSDKAATADAREVHRTDAEDALIGASAGAVALTPAGEANPTGSIRLPEAEDAGVDSRR from the coding sequence ATGTCCCAGCACCACCCGGCCACCGCGGCACCCGCGAAGGCCCCCCGCCGCACCGTCTCGGCCGACGGATCCATGTCGAAGCGCCAGGTCCTCGAGTCCCTCTCGGGCCTCCTGCTCGGCATGTTCGTCTCGATCCTCGCCGGCACCGTCGTCTCGACGTCGCTGCCGATCATCATCAGCGACCTCAAGGGCGACCAGTCCGGCTACACCTGGGTCGTCACCGCGACGCTGCTCGCCACCACCGTGAGCACGCCGCTCTGGGGCAAGTTCGCCGACCTCTTCAACCGCAAGCTGCTCATCCAGCTCGCCCTCGGCACCTTCGTGCTGGGATCCGCGCTCGCCGGCTTCTCCCAGAACACCGAGACGCTCATCGTCTTCCGCGTGCTCCAGGGCCTCGGCGCCGGCGGGCTCGCGGCGCTGAGCCAGATCATCATGGCCGACATCATCAGCCCGCGTGACCGCGGCCGCTACGCCGGCCTCTTCGGCGCCGTCATGGCCGTCGGCACCGTCGGCGGCCCGCTCCTCGGCGGCGTCGTGACGGACGCGTTCGGCTGGCGCTGGAACTTCTTCATCGCGCTGCCGATCGCCATCATCGCGATCATCCTGCTGCAGGTCACCCTCCACCTCCCGGCCCACCCGAAGCGCAAGGTGCACGTCGACTACCTCGGCGCGGTCTTCATCGCGAGCGGCGTCTCGCTCCTGCTCATCTGGGTCTCGCAGGCCGGCAAGCAGTTCGAGTGGGCGTCGGGCACCTCGTACCTCATGGCGGGCGGCGCGGTCGTGCTGCTCATCGCCGCGGTGATCACCGAGCTGCGCGTCTCCGAGCCGATCATCCCGCTCACCATGTTCCGCAACCGCACCTTCACCCTCGCGGTGCTCGCGAGCCTCGCGGTCGGCATCTCGCTGTTCGGCACCTCGGTCTTCCTCGCGCAGTACATGCAGCTGTCGCGCGGCGCCACGCCGACCCAGTCGGGCCTGCTGACCATCCCGCTCATGGCGGGCCTGCTCATCTCCTCGACCGTGTTCGGCAACCTGATCAGCCGCCGCGGCAAGTGGAAGGCGATCATGATCTCGGGCGCCGTGCTCATCGTCGCCGGCACCTCGCTGCTGTCCACGCTCCGCTACGACACCGACTTCGTGCTCGTCGGCATCTTCATGTTCGTGCTCGGCGCGGGCCTCGGAATGCTGATGCAGAACCTCGTCCTCGTCGTCCAGAACGCCATCGAGGTCAAGAACCTCGGCGTCGCCACCAGCGCGGTCACGTTCTTCCGCAGCCTCGGCGGCACCATCGGCGTATCGGTGCTCGGCTCGATCCTCGGCACGATCATCGCGTCGGAGATCACCGCCGGGATCACGAAGCTCGCCCCGGCCGACCAGGCCGCGGCCGCGCAGGCGCTCGGCTCCGGCGTCATCCCGCAGGTCTCGCAGCTCAGCCCCGCGGTCCGCACCGTGGTCGAGAGCGCGTACGGCGTGGGCATCGGCGACGTGTTCCTCTACAGCGTGCCGCTCGCGATCGTGTCGCTGATCGCGGTGATCTTCCTGCCCAACGCGCAGCTCGGCAGCAAGAACGCCGTGCAGCTCAAGAGCGATAAGGCCGCCACCGCCGACGCCCGCGAGGTGCACCGCACCGACGCCGAGGACGCGCTCATCGGCGCATCCGCCGGGGCCGTCGCCCTCACCCCCGCCGGCGAGGCGAACCCGACCGGGTCGATCCGACTGCCCGAGGCCGAGGACGCCGGGGTCGACTCCCGACGATGA
- a CDS encoding MarR family winged helix-turn-helix transcriptional regulator, producing the protein MTDEDRSPVGDAEGDSPGVAEGLADGMADGVAAGIAEVEEQMTALAARIRATTREAAARIHPELPPIGYKMLRVIRRCGSAHASAVADQLGVDRSVVSRQLRQLQDLGLVEVGADAQDGRVRVLALTAAGRTGIEADDAEGGSRLIRGLGEWTRADLDAFAGYLARLNAGASSNAVPGPLACGPDADTAAEAPSAPVHAA; encoded by the coding sequence ATGACCGACGAGGACCGCTCCCCCGTGGGCGACGCCGAGGGTGACTCCCCCGGCGTCGCCGAAGGGCTCGCCGACGGGATGGCCGACGGCGTCGCCGCGGGCATCGCCGAGGTGGAGGAGCAGATGACCGCCCTCGCCGCGCGCATCCGGGCGACGACCCGGGAGGCCGCGGCCAGGATCCACCCGGAGCTCCCGCCCATCGGCTACAAGATGCTCCGCGTGATCCGCCGCTGCGGCAGCGCCCACGCGAGCGCCGTCGCCGACCAGCTCGGGGTCGACCGCAGCGTCGTCAGCCGCCAGCTCCGCCAGCTCCAGGACCTGGGGCTCGTGGAGGTCGGCGCCGACGCGCAGGACGGCCGCGTGCGCGTGCTCGCCCTCACCGCGGCCGGACGCACGGGGATCGAGGCGGACGACGCCGAGGGCGGCAGCCGCCTGATCCGCGGCCTCGGCGAGTGGACGCGCGCCGACCTCGACGCGTTCGCCGGTTACCTCGCGCGGCTCAACGCGGGGGCGTCGTCCAACGCCGTGCCCGGCCCGCTCGCCTGCGGCCCGGACGCCGACACGGCCGCCGAGGCCCCGTCCGCGCCCGTGCACGCGGCCTGA
- a CDS encoding MarR family winged helix-turn-helix transcriptional regulator, whose amino-acid sequence MPSEPTDAELAAVARRLGSELGPFRRRLMNASRSAADLPDLPDAQVEVLRRLETTGWATPTALGRGLGLARSTISNLVLAMERDGLVDRRLAKGDGRSTEVGLTDHARDLLRTFDRSAEGVLVGALRSLTADERRAIARALPALEALHAAIGGEPRRTGGPATRGD is encoded by the coding sequence ATGCCCTCCGAGCCGACCGACGCCGAGCTCGCGGCGGTCGCCCGGCGCCTCGGCTCGGAGCTCGGACCCTTCCGCCGGCGCCTCATGAACGCGTCGCGGAGCGCGGCCGACCTCCCCGACCTGCCCGACGCGCAGGTCGAGGTGCTCCGCCGCCTCGAGACCACCGGCTGGGCGACGCCCACCGCGCTGGGCCGCGGGCTGGGCCTCGCGCGCTCCACGATCAGCAACCTCGTCCTCGCCATGGAGCGGGACGGCCTCGTCGACCGGCGTCTCGCGAAGGGCGACGGCCGCAGCACCGAGGTGGGCCTCACGGATCACGCGCGGGATCTGCTGCGCACCTTCGACCGCTCGGCCGAGGGCGTGCTCGTGGGCGCGCTCCGCAGCCTCACGGCCGACGAGCGGCGCGCCATCGCCCGCGCGCTGCCGGCCCTCGAGGCCCTGCACGCGGCGATCGGCGGAGAGCCCCGGCGCACCGGCGGACCGGCCACCCGCGGCGATTAG
- a CDS encoding phenolic acid decarboxylase: protein MENITTSVEHPVPAQDLSPLVGHRLIYTYANGWQYEMYVKNATTIDYRIHSGMVGGRWVKDQTVDLVALADGVFKVSWNEPTGTSVVVNIIPAARVLHGTIFFPRWVEEDGSKTVLFQNDHLDEMRAHRDAGPTYPIYVVPEFAHITLDEFVGADDETVVDTAPGDLPAGFADRRN from the coding sequence ATGGAGAACATCACCACGAGCGTCGAGCACCCCGTGCCCGCTCAGGACCTCAGCCCCCTCGTCGGACACCGCCTCATCTACACGTACGCCAACGGCTGGCAGTACGAGATGTACGTGAAGAACGCCACGACCATCGACTACCGGATCCACTCCGGCATGGTCGGCGGCCGCTGGGTGAAGGACCAGACGGTCGACCTCGTCGCCCTCGCCGACGGCGTCTTCAAGGTCTCGTGGAACGAGCCCACGGGCACGAGCGTCGTCGTCAACATCATCCCGGCCGCGCGCGTGCTGCACGGCACGATCTTCTTCCCGCGCTGGGTGGAGGAGGACGGATCCAAGACCGTCCTCTTCCAGAACGACCACCTCGACGAGATGCGCGCGCACCGCGACGCGGGGCCCACGTACCCGATCTACGTCGTGCCGGAGTTCGCGCACATCACCCTCGACGAGTTCGTGGGCGCCGACGACGAGACCGTCGTCGACACCGCCCCCGGCGACCTCCCGGCCGGGTTCGCGGACCGGCGCAACTGA
- a CDS encoding alpha/beta hydrolase produces MAAAPAPAPRVAPLELDHGGRTLRGWEHGTVRPGAPAALLVHGFSDTGTGGHGLWVPVARALAASGTAARAYDRLGHGVSDGDFADVRLLDEVDQVSAMIRALARDADGPVHVVAHSLGAVESALAAARAPELVASLTLWSPAGVVVDDITVHGRVMSVPLDAARDRGVVDVGGMGLGLGFPDEVLAGVDVYGPIAAYPGPVEVLHGTADEVVPVSYGARYGELMPGATFTAVEGADHGWSSVELRRMLVERLLAHVARASGSAA; encoded by the coding sequence ATGGCCGCAGCGCCGGCGCCGGCGCCGCGCGTCGCGCCCCTCGAGCTCGACCACGGCGGGCGCACCCTCCGCGGCTGGGAGCACGGCACCGTGCGGCCCGGCGCCCCCGCGGCGCTCCTCGTGCACGGCTTCAGCGACACCGGCACCGGAGGCCACGGCCTCTGGGTGCCGGTCGCCCGGGCGCTGGCGGCGTCCGGCACGGCGGCGCGCGCGTACGACCGGCTCGGGCACGGCGTGAGCGACGGCGACTTCGCCGACGTGCGCCTCCTCGACGAGGTCGACCAGGTGTCCGCGATGATCCGCGCACTCGCCCGGGACGCGGACGGACCCGTGCACGTGGTCGCCCACAGCCTCGGCGCCGTCGAGTCCGCGCTGGCCGCCGCCCGCGCCCCCGAGCTCGTCGCGAGCCTCACGCTGTGGTCGCCGGCCGGCGTGGTCGTGGACGACATCACTGTGCACGGCCGCGTGATGAGCGTGCCTCTCGACGCAGCTCGCGACCGCGGCGTGGTGGACGTCGGCGGCATGGGCCTCGGTCTGGGCTTCCCGGACGAGGTGCTCGCGGGCGTCGACGTCTACGGACCAATCGCCGCATATCCCGGCCCCGTGGAGGTGCTGCACGGCACCGCCGACGAGGTCGTGCCGGTCTCGTACGGCGCGCGCTACGGCGAGCTCATGCCGGGGGCGACCTTCACGGCCGTGGAGGGCGCGGACCACGGGTGGTCGTCGGTGGAGCTGCGCCGGATGCTGGTCGAGCGGCTGCTCGCGCACGTGGCGCGGGCGTCGGGCTCGGCCGCGTAG
- a CDS encoding GNAT family N-acetyltransferase, translating to MLADLVLPVPLAARVDGVVLRRATTADLAPLMALLADDPVSASRGDRADPSDADLYRGALARILADPANDLLVATDAGGAVVGTLQLTVIPGMARRGASRLQVEAVRVRSDLRSSGIGGAMMRWVAEDAAPALGAALVQLTSDAARVDAHRFYERLGYAPSHVGFKLRIPRDA from the coding sequence GTGCTCGCCGACCTCGTCCTCCCCGTCCCGCTCGCCGCCCGCGTCGACGGGGTGGTCCTCCGCCGCGCGACGACCGCCGACCTCGCGCCGCTCATGGCCCTGCTCGCCGACGACCCGGTTAGCGCTTCGCGCGGCGACCGGGCGGACCCGAGCGACGCCGACCTCTACCGCGGCGCGCTCGCGCGCATCCTCGCGGACCCCGCCAACGACCTGCTCGTCGCGACCGACGCGGGCGGCGCGGTCGTCGGCACGCTGCAGCTCACGGTGATCCCCGGCATGGCCCGGCGCGGCGCCTCCCGCCTCCAGGTGGAGGCCGTGCGGGTGCGGAGCGACCTGCGCTCGAGCGGCATCGGCGGCGCCATGATGCGCTGGGTCGCTGAGGACGCCGCGCCCGCCCTCGGCGCCGCCCTCGTGCAGCTCACCTCGGACGCCGCGCGCGTCGACGCGCACCGCTTCTACGAGCGGCTCGGGTACGCGCCGTCGCACGTGGGGTTCAAGCTGCGGATCCCCCGCGACGCGTAG
- a CDS encoding ABC transporter substrate-binding protein, with the protein MIIASPPHPDRRPTRRRRVAGLALAATVLVALTACAAPAASTGAGAAGTGAAADPAGAGYTTPRTMPDGKGSGQPDGVFPRTVVHFAGTTTIPAAPQRVAVISTGQADSLLTLGIVPVASTAADGAAVVPDYLTRAFPEDADALAAVAPLGDRVSPDIESVAAAAPDLILMNVTGKDAASLYASLSAIAPTVATQGTGLYWKQDLLLLADAVGRTQQAASWLDSYQSDAAAFGAGLADRPTVSFLRSSADRIRVFGVASFAGSVAEDAGLPRPDEQDFTDQTSRDISEEQIDLAEGDHVFAGVQGGDEAALTGLPLWPTLQAVEDDAVTFVDDDVFYLNTGPTAARAALEAMRSALG; encoded by the coding sequence GTGATCATCGCCTCCCCTCCCCATCCCGACCGCCGACCCACCCGCCGCCGCCGCGTCGCGGGCCTCGCGCTCGCCGCGACCGTCCTCGTCGCGCTCACCGCGTGCGCCGCGCCCGCCGCATCCACCGGAGCCGGAGCCGCGGGCACCGGTGCCGCCGCCGATCCCGCCGGCGCCGGCTACACGACGCCGCGTACCATGCCCGATGGCAAGGGCAGCGGCCAGCCCGACGGCGTCTTCCCGCGCACCGTCGTGCACTTCGCGGGCACGACCACGATCCCCGCGGCGCCCCAGCGCGTCGCCGTCATCTCGACCGGCCAGGCCGACTCGCTGCTCACCCTCGGGATCGTCCCCGTCGCCTCCACGGCGGCGGACGGAGCGGCCGTCGTCCCCGACTACCTCACCCGCGCGTTCCCCGAGGACGCCGACGCGCTCGCCGCGGTGGCGCCGCTCGGCGACCGCGTCTCGCCCGACATCGAGAGCGTCGCCGCCGCCGCGCCCGACCTGATCCTCATGAACGTCACCGGCAAGGACGCGGCGTCGCTCTACGCGAGCCTCTCCGCCATCGCGCCCACGGTCGCGACCCAGGGCACGGGCCTCTACTGGAAGCAGGACCTCCTGCTCCTCGCCGACGCGGTCGGCCGCACCCAGCAGGCCGCGTCCTGGCTGGACTCCTACCAGTCCGACGCGGCCGCGTTCGGGGCGGGCCTCGCCGACCGCCCGACCGTCTCGTTCCTCCGCTCCTCGGCCGACCGCATCCGCGTCTTCGGCGTGGCGTCCTTCGCCGGATCCGTGGCCGAGGACGCGGGCCTCCCGCGCCCGGATGAGCAGGACTTCACGGACCAGACCTCGCGCGACATCAGCGAGGAGCAGATCGACCTGGCCGAGGGCGACCACGTGTTCGCTGGCGTGCAGGGCGGCGACGAGGCGGCGCTCACCGGCCTGCCGCTCTGGCCGACGTTGCAGGCGGTCGAGGACGACGCGGTGACCTTCGTGGACGACGACGTGTTCTACCTCAACACCGGGCCGACGGCGGCGCGCGCGGCGCTCGAGGCGATGCGGTCCGCGCTCGGCTGA
- a CDS encoding FecCD family ABC transporter permease: protein MPPTRPAPVAATAVVALAALVALCAVSLATGSREIALDAVWRAIQHPDDGSRDAIIVWQLRAPRTLLAVAVGVLLAVAGVVMQAMTRNPLAEPGLLGVNAGASLAVVLSVAVLGVGSAAGYAGPAFAGAALAAVVVVLVGMRAGPRADPTRLLLAGTALTASLASVTGVVTLSDPRTFGDYRSWVVGSVASRDPADLVWLLPLTVVVVMGALLLVRPLAVLALGDDTATALGSSVGRVRLAGFAIVTLACGAATAVAGPISFVGLVVPHAVRLVVGRRERRVLLGSVAAGPLLVLGADVLGRIVARPGELEAGIVTAFIGAPVLLALVLRRTGAR, encoded by the coding sequence ATGCCACCGACCCGACCCGCGCCCGTCGCCGCCACCGCGGTCGTGGCCCTCGCGGCGCTCGTCGCGCTGTGCGCCGTGAGCCTCGCGACCGGATCCCGCGAGATCGCCCTCGACGCCGTGTGGCGCGCGATCCAGCATCCGGACGACGGCAGCCGCGACGCGATCATCGTCTGGCAGTTGCGGGCGCCGCGCACGCTCCTCGCGGTCGCGGTCGGCGTCCTCCTCGCGGTCGCGGGCGTCGTGATGCAGGCCATGACCCGCAACCCGCTCGCGGAGCCCGGGCTGCTCGGCGTCAACGCGGGCGCGTCGCTCGCCGTCGTGCTCAGCGTCGCGGTCCTCGGGGTCGGCTCGGCCGCCGGATACGCGGGGCCCGCGTTCGCCGGCGCCGCCCTCGCCGCCGTGGTCGTGGTGCTCGTCGGGATGCGGGCGGGGCCGCGCGCGGATCCCACGCGCCTGCTCCTCGCCGGCACCGCGCTGACCGCGAGCCTCGCCTCGGTCACGGGCGTCGTCACCCTCTCCGACCCGCGCACCTTCGGCGACTACCGCTCCTGGGTGGTCGGATCCGTCGCCTCGCGCGACCCCGCCGACCTCGTCTGGCTCCTGCCGCTCACGGTCGTGGTGGTCATGGGCGCGCTCCTGCTCGTGCGCCCGCTCGCGGTGCTGGCGCTCGGCGACGACACGGCGACCGCGCTCGGCAGCTCCGTCGGGCGGGTGCGGCTCGCGGGCTTCGCCATCGTGACGCTCGCGTGCGGCGCCGCGACCGCGGTCGCCGGGCCGATCTCGTTCGTCGGGCTCGTCGTGCCGCACGCGGTGCGCCTGGTCGTCGGGCGGCGGGAGCGGCGGGTGCTGCTCGGATCCGTCGCGGCCGGGCCCCTGCTCGTGCTGGGCGCCGACGTCCTCGGCCGCATCGTCGCCCGGCCCGGCGAGCTGGAGGCGGGCATCGTCACGGCGTTCATCGGCGCGCCCGTGCTGCTCGCCCTGGTGCTCCGGCGGACGGGCGCGCGGTGA